A single Pieris rapae chromosome 2, ilPieRapa1.1, whole genome shotgun sequence DNA region contains:
- the LOC110998567 gene encoding elongation factor 1-beta', which yields MAFGDVKSAQGLSELNKYLAEKSYISGYVPSQADVQVFSEVGKAPAASLAHALRWYNHIASYTPAERKAWAEGVSPLKAGGKPTTAPAAKDDDDDDVDLFGSGDEEEDAEAAKIREERLKAYADKKSKKPVLIAKSSVILDVKPWDDETDMKEMEKLVRSIEMDGLLWGASKLVPVGYGINKLQIMSVIEDDKVSVDLLTEKIQDFEDFVQSVDIAAFNKI from the exons ATGGCTTTCGGAGACGTTAAATCCGCACAAGGATTAAGTgaactaaacaaatatttggcTGAAAAGAGTTACATATCTGG ATATGTTCCATCTCAAGCTGATGTTCAAGTGTTCAGTGAAGTAGGTAAAGCGCCGGCCGCTAGTCTGGCACACGCTCTCCGTTGGTACAACCACATTGCCTCATACACTCCAGCGGAGCGGAAGGCATGGGCTGAAGGAGTGAGCCCATTAAAGGCTGGTGGTAAGCCCACAACTGCCCCAGCTGCTAAAGACGATGACGATGATGATGTTGACTTATTTGGGTCTGGAGACGAAGAAGAG GATGCTGAGGCTGCCAAAATCCGGGAAGAGCGTTTGAAGGCCTATGCTGACAAGAAATCAAAGAAACCTGTTCTTATTGCCAAGTCCTCTGTCATTCTGGATGTCAAGCCATGGgatgatgaaacagatatgAAAGAAATGGAAAAACTTGTACGATCAATTGAAATGGATGGACTTCTCTGGGGTGCTTCTAAACTAGTCCCAGTTGGTTATGGTATCAACAAGCTACAGATTATGAGTGTTATAGAGGATGACAAAGTATCAGTAGATTTGTTAACTGAAAAGATTCAAGACTTTGAAGACTTTGTCCAATCAGTGGATATTGCTGCTTTCAACAAAATCTAA